Proteins from a genomic interval of Candidatus Didemnitutus sp.:
- a CDS encoding glycoside hydrolase family 3 C-terminal domain-containing protein, whose product MSISMPVAPQPYLDPSVPLAARVADLIGRLTLEEKINALGHENGPIERLGLPAYNWWSEACHGVGRNGRATVFPQVIAQAATWNRELIYQIATAVSDEARAKHHAAARAGLHGQQYQGLTFWTPNINIFRDPRWGRGQETYGEDPYLTGELGLMTVRGLQGNDTRYLKVAACAKHFAVHSGPEHERHEFDARPTPKDLHETYLPAFEKLVRGGVEAVMGAYNRVFGEPACASRFLLGEMLRQRWGFRGHVVSDCGAIDDFHRHHKVTPDSAASAALAVRNGCDLNCGCTYNDLILAVRHGQITEAEIDTALGRLLATRFKLGMFDPAETVAYTSIPESVIDSAPHRALARRAAAESFVLLKNQDNLLPLPACPRSLLVVGPTAANVGAMLGNYYGISSRIVTFMEGLVARTPEGCRVKYRPGCPISQDGAPGVNYTFGAAAMSDVVVAVLGLDPTLEGEEGDTVASPVGGDRVRIELPENQRKFLQELRANSKKLILVLTGGSAIAIPEEHELADAVIYAWYAGCEGGAALADVLFGDVAPSGRLPVTVPRATADLPAFNDYSMRGRTYRFATVEPLYPFGFGLGYAKIVYASLALSRSELKGGETLEVRATVRNTSALQTKETVQCYLLPPEFTPDTPRAVLVEFAKVELAPHASAEVAFQLSSDALRLVNEQGERVWCPGSYRILVGPASPGPRAQALGAPAPVTAALQLS is encoded by the coding sequence ATGAGCATTTCGATGCCCGTGGCTCCCCAACCTTACCTCGATCCGTCTGTGCCGCTCGCCGCGCGCGTCGCCGACCTCATCGGCCGTCTGACGCTCGAGGAAAAAATCAACGCGCTCGGCCACGAGAACGGCCCGATCGAACGCCTCGGCCTGCCCGCCTACAACTGGTGGAGCGAGGCCTGCCACGGCGTCGGCCGCAACGGCCGCGCGACGGTCTTCCCGCAGGTGATCGCGCAGGCCGCGACCTGGAATCGCGAGCTGATCTACCAGATCGCCACCGCCGTCTCCGACGAGGCGCGTGCCAAGCACCACGCCGCGGCCCGCGCCGGGTTGCACGGCCAGCAATACCAAGGTCTCACGTTTTGGACGCCGAACATTAACATCTTTCGCGATCCGCGCTGGGGCCGCGGGCAGGAAACCTACGGCGAAGATCCCTACCTGACCGGTGAGCTCGGCCTCATGACCGTGCGCGGCCTGCAAGGGAACGACACGCGCTATCTAAAGGTCGCCGCGTGCGCCAAGCACTTCGCCGTCCACTCCGGTCCCGAGCACGAACGCCACGAATTCGACGCGCGCCCCACGCCGAAAGACCTGCACGAGACCTATCTGCCCGCGTTCGAGAAACTCGTGCGCGGCGGCGTCGAGGCGGTGATGGGCGCCTACAATCGCGTGTTTGGCGAGCCGGCGTGCGCCAGCCGGTTCCTGCTCGGGGAAATGCTCCGTCAGCGTTGGGGTTTTCGCGGGCATGTCGTCAGCGATTGCGGCGCGATCGACGACTTCCATCGCCACCACAAGGTCACGCCGGATTCCGCCGCCTCCGCGGCGCTCGCCGTGCGCAACGGCTGCGACCTCAATTGCGGCTGCACCTACAACGACCTCATCCTCGCGGTGCGCCACGGCCAGATCACCGAGGCGGAAATCGACACGGCGCTGGGCCGCCTGCTCGCCACGAGGTTCAAGCTCGGGATGTTCGATCCCGCCGAGACGGTCGCCTACACGAGCATTCCCGAGAGCGTCATCGACTCCGCGCCGCACCGTGCGCTTGCGCGCCGCGCCGCCGCGGAGTCCTTCGTCCTGCTCAAGAACCAGGACAATTTGCTCCCGCTGCCCGCGTGTCCCCGCAGCCTGCTCGTCGTCGGCCCGACCGCCGCGAACGTCGGTGCGATGCTCGGCAATTACTACGGCATCAGCTCGCGCATCGTCACTTTCATGGAAGGCCTCGTCGCACGCACGCCGGAAGGTTGCCGCGTGAAATATCGCCCGGGCTGCCCGATCTCGCAGGACGGCGCGCCCGGCGTGAATTACACCTTCGGTGCCGCGGCGATGTCCGACGTCGTCGTCGCCGTGCTCGGTCTCGACCCGACCTTGGAAGGCGAGGAGGGCGACACGGTCGCATCCCCCGTCGGCGGCGACCGTGTTCGCATCGAGTTGCCGGAGAACCAGCGCAAATTCCTCCAGGAACTTCGCGCCAACTCCAAGAAACTCATCCTCGTGCTCACCGGCGGCAGCGCGATTGCCATCCCCGAGGAGCACGAGCTCGCCGACGCCGTCATCTACGCGTGGTATGCAGGCTGCGAAGGCGGCGCCGCACTCGCCGATGTGCTCTTCGGCGACGTCGCGCCGTCCGGCCGTCTCCCGGTGACGGTGCCGCGCGCCACCGCCGATTTGCCGGCGTTCAACGATTACTCGATGCGCGGGCGCACCTATCGCTTCGCGACGGTCGAGCCGCTGTATCCCTTCGGCTTCGGTCTCGGTTATGCCAAGATCGTCTACGCGTCGCTCGCGCTCTCGCGGTCCGAGCTGAAGGGCGGCGAGACGCTCGAGGTGCGCGCCACCGTGCGGAACACGAGCGCGCTGCAAACGAAGGAGACCGTGCAGTGCTACCTGCTGCCGCCGGAGTTCACGCCGGATACGCCGCGGGCAGTGTTGGTCGAGTTCGCGAAGGTCGAGCTCGCGCCGCACGCGTCCGCTGAAGTCGCGTTCCAGCTGTCGTCGGACGCGCTGCGTCTCGTGAACGAGCAGGGCGAGCGCGTCTGGTGTCCGGGGTCCTACCGGATTCTCGTCGGCCCGGCGTCACCCGGCCCTCGGGCGCAGGCCCTCGGCGCGCCGGCACCGGTGACTGCGGCGCTCCAGCTGAGTTAA